From the genome of Bacillota bacterium:
AAACATAGTTGGCACTCGGAGTATGAAAGGTTATACCGACCAAATCTACTTTTTTATTAAAATCGATCTTTTCCTGACCTTCATCTATATGCTCAACTTCCCAATTAGGTGGGGTTAGTGCTGCCAGATACGGCATTGTAACCTGCTGAAAGTTTATAACCCTCGTTTTTCTGATTTGTCTTATGTCATTGGATGAAGCTGTAATAAGCAATAATTTCATACGGAAACCTCATAGTTAGCAATTTATGTTAACATATACCATATCCTAAAGAAAAGCCTGTCAACTACATCGACGCATTTCCAAACTAATATTCAGTATACCATCTTCTAGACTATGTCGCATTTTACCTAATCTAGACGTGAATCCGGAGTCATCCGGATAATGAATGTAGCTTACAGCACCATCGGGCTTCACCTCCTTAAAAAGAGAAAACTCCACATATCTACGAAGTTTACAGGCAAACACTTTCATTCTTCTTGATTAATTTGTGCTTGTCAATAAAATCTTCCAAATCAGATTCCCTGATCCGGACCTGCCCGCCGGGGAGCTGGCAAACCCTTAGAATTTTATTTTTTGACCACCGCCAGATCGTTGTCCTGCTCACACCCAGTCTCTTTGCCACCTCCGGCGCTGTTAAAAGCCTATCATCCCTTTCCGCCATAGCAGTTGCTTTTATC
Proteins encoded in this window:
- a CDS encoding helix-turn-helix domain-containing protein, yielding MIKATAMAERDDRLLTAPEVAKRLGVSRTTIWRWSKNKILRVCQLPGGQVRIRESDLEDFIDKHKLIKKNESVCL